The Amycolatopsis japonica nucleotide sequence CGTAGAGCGCGGGCCACGGGTTGGATTTCGAGGACATGGCTTCCGTTCTGGTCGTCTCCGCTGTACATGAAGGCCCCCTTCCTGTACCTAGGCGCAAGGAAGGGGTCCTTCATGTACTTCCGCTGGCGCCCTCAGCCCACGCGCAGCGGCAGGAACACCGCACCGATAGGTACGAATCAGACGTTTCACGCTCATTGACCGTCCTTTATGGATGGACTTGACCGGGTTCTGCTGTGGTGGGCCTGATCGGCCCAGTCTCGACTGAACAACCGCGTCATCGCATGCGAAGAAAGTCCCTTCACCCCAGGTGTTCCGGCCTGCGGCGCTTCTCGTTTCCCATGACAGGACGGACGACACGCGTGATCGGGTAGACGACACGCGTGACTGAACGGACGACACGGGCGCGACCGGGCTGCACGGCGAGTCGTCCCCCTGGACACGCGTGTCGTCCATCCCGTCACGCGTGTCGTCCCGCTGATCACGCGACATCGCCACCCACGCACGCCAAGACACCCTCCCCCGAGAACCCGAGACGCCAGCCCAGGGCTCTGGACCTCAGACGCGGCCGGCGCGAAGACCTTCTTCGCGGGCGAGCTCGCGTCCCTTGGCCAGCACCTGCTGGACGAGATGGGCGATCGTCGTGCGGCCGAGCCGTTCTTCCATGGCTTGTTCGGCTTCCCGGAACTCCGCGTCGAGCAGCGCGCGCATATGGCGGCCGACATCGCACGTCGTACTGGGCGGATGGGCATGGCGGGTCAGGATCGGCCCCTGCTCGACCGCGGTGTACGCGTCGTAGAGCGTGATCTCCCCCGGCGGACGCGCCAGCGTCCAACCGCCGCCACGTCCCTCCGTCGACCGCACCAGCCCGGCGTCACGGAGGCTGCCGAGAATGCGCCGGACCAGCACCGGATTGCTCGCCAGACTGTCCGCGATCTCCGCGGAGGTCAGCGAATCGTCCCAGCGCGCCAGCATCGTCAGCGCGTGAATGGCTGCCGCGCTCCTGCTGCTGAGAGCCACCTGTCCCCCCTTCGAAACTGCAACCAGCATAGTTTCAGTTGAGGCGGACGTCAAACGACCGGCGACTGCCGGATTCGTCGCCGATAGCGGGCGGGCCGCATTTGTCCCGCTGGCGAGACGGCGGGGAACCGCGGATCTACTCAGGTGCCCGGTGTTCTGATAGATTCGGTGATCGAATCCGCCGCGAAAATTCAGCGGTGTCTGGCGAGTGAATTCGCCGCTCATGCCCAGCGATTAAGTAATGGTCGAACGCCGCCGATCAAGCGATCGAATTCCGGCGAACTCGGCTCATTGGGGGAGGCTCTGGTGCGGAGTGATCTACCGGTGATTTCGGCCGAATCGGCTTTGCAACAGCCGGAATGGCCCGATCACCAGCATGTGCGAATGGTGAGAGAGATACTCGCCGATCGGCCGCCGCTGGTGTACGCGGACGATGTCCACAAGCTGGGTTCTCACCTGTCGAGGGTCGCGGCAGGGGAACTCCTGGTCGTGCAGACGGGCGACTGTGCCGAGGATCCGGCGGAATGCACGCCGGGGTACGTGGCCCGCAAGATCGCCTTGCTGGACATGCTGGCCGGGGCGTTGAAGATGGCCACCGGCAAACCCGTACTGCGAGTGGGGCGGATCGCGGGCCAGTTCGCCAAGCCGCGGTCCCGGCCCGCCGAGCGGGTCGGCGGCGTCGACCTGCCCGTCTATCGCGGTCACCTGGTCAACAGCCCGGAGCCGGATCCCGTGCTTCGCAGGCCGGATCCGGAGCGCCTGCTCGAGTGCTACGACGCGGCGAACGCGGCGATGGAGTACCTGCGTCTGCGCAACGGCGAACGGCCGGAGGCGTCGGTCTGGACCAGCCACGAGGCTTTGCTGCTCGACTACGAGCTGCCGATGCTGCGCCGGACCGAGGCGGGCCGATGGCTCCTCACCTCGACGCATTGGCCATGGATCGGCAACCGCACCAACCAGCCGGACGGTGCCCACGCCGCCCTGCTGGCCACGATCGACAACCCGATCGCCTGCAAGGTGGGGCCGGATATGACGCCGGACGCGCTGGTCGCGCTCTGCGAGCGCCTCGACCCCTTCCGCGTCCCCGGCAGGCTCACCCTCATCTCCCGCATGGGCGCCGGGAAGGCGGCCGAGCGCCTGCCACCACTGGTCGCCGCGGTCCGCGAGGCCGGCCATCGGGCAGGCTGGCTCACCGATCCCATGCACGGCAACACCGTGAGCGGCCCGGACGGGCTGAAGACCCGGTTCGTGGAAACCGTCGTACGGGAGATCCTCGAATTCAGGAGTGCGGTGTCCGAAGGACGGGGAGTGGCCGCCGGGCTGCATTTGGAGACCACTCCCGACGAGGTCACCGAATGTGTCGCCGACGAGTCGATGATCGGCCATGTCGGCGACAAATACACCAGTTTCTGTGATCCGAGGCTCAACCCGAAACAGGCCATCGAAGTGGTTTCCGCCTGGCGCCGGTAGCACCAGGGCTGATTCGGATCCGTATTCCTTTCCTGTCGTCGTATCAGCAGAATCGAGGGCTTTGTAATGGGCGGGACAGAGTGGGCGCACTACGTCGAGACGTCGATCGAGGTGGCGGGCGATCCGCTGGAGGTGTCGGCAAGGCTGGCCGAGGCGGGCCCGCACGGCGAATTCGTCATCTACGAGAAGGACGGGCAGTGGTCCTATGCGGGCGGAGTGCTCGCCGAGGTGACGCTCGACCGGGACGGGGCCCGGCTCGGCGGCGTGCGGACCGCGCGACTGCCCTGGAGTGATCGGCCGTTGCGTCAGGTCAAGGAACTGCTCGGGATGGTGCCCGTCCGGGGCTGGCGGGCTTACGGTGCCGCGACGTTCGAGCTGTCCTACGCCAAGGACGGCGACCTGAAGCATGTGGACGACCAGCCCCTGCTGCATCTCGTGGTGCCCAAGAGCGAGGTGCGCGTCGGCTCCGGCCGGGCATGGGTGCGCTCCACCGACCCCGACACCCTCGCCGTCCTCGTCGACCTGCTCGGCCGCCCCGCCGAAGGCCGTGAGAGCGACGCCGTTCCGCTGGACGTCAGGCAGACCGGCCGCGACGAGTACCGAGCCGCGGTCGCGGGCGCCGTACAGGACATCGCCGACGCGCGGCTGCAGAAGGTGATCCTGTCCAGGCTCGTACAGGTGGACGAGGACATCGACCTGGTCGGCACCTATGTGCTCGGCCGCCGCCGGAACACCCCGGCCCGGTCCTTCCTCATCCGGCTGGGCGGCCTGGAAGCCGCCGGTTTCAGCCCGGAGATCGTGGTCAGCGTGACCGAGGACGGCACGGTCGTCAGCCAGCCGCTGGCCGGCACCAGGGCGCTCACCGCGGATGCCGCGACCAACGACCGGCTGCGCGGGGAACTGCTGTCGGACGAGAAGGAGATCTACGAGCACGCGATCTCGGTGAAGGTCGGCAACGACGAACTGCTCACCGTCTGCGAACCGGACTCGGTGGGTGTCCGCAACCTGATGACGCTGGAAGAACGAGGCAGTGTCCAGCACATCGCCTCCCGGGTGACCGGCAAGCTCTCCGCCGGTCACGACGCTTGGGACGCCTTCTCCGCCGTCTTTCCCGCGGTGACCGCGTCCGGGGTGTCGAAAGAGGCCGCGTACGAGGCCATTCGCCGCTATGAGACCGAACGTCGCGGCCTGTACAGCGGCGCCGTGCTGACCGTGGACGAGTCAGGAGCGATGGACGCCGCGCTGGTGCTGCGGACCGTCTACCGCCAGGACGGCCGGACCTGGCTGAGGGCCGGTGCGGGCATCGTCGGCCGGTCGCAGCCGGACCGGGAGTTCGAGGAGACCTGCGAGAAGCTCGACAGCGTCGCGCGTTTCCTGGTCGCCGCCGAAATCAAGGCGGAGGTGCCCGCGTGAGGACGGAGGACGTCTACCTTTCCGGGATCGGCAGCGTCCTGCCGGACCGGGTGAGCACCGAATCCGCGGTGACGCGAGGCTGGTACGACGAGGCGGACCGCGAGGCGTCGGGGATCCTGTCGGTCACGGTCGCCGGGTCGACGCCCGCGCCGGACATGGCGGTCGAGGCCGCGAACGTGGCGATCCGGCGTTCCGGCCGGGCCGCGAACGATTTCGGTGTCCTGTTCCACAGCCACGCCCATCACCAGGGCCCGGACGCCTGGTCGCCCGCGCACTACATCCTGAACAACACCCTGGACCGGCCGATCCCGGCGATCGAGGTCAAACAGGGCTGCCTCGGCGGGCTGGCCGCGCTCGAACTCGCCGCGACCCGGTTGCTGGCCAATCCGAGCCACCCGTCCGCGCTCGTGACCGCAGCGGACAACTTCTCCATCCCGCTGGTGGACCGCTGGCGCACCTCCTCGGCGTTCGTGCTCGCCGACTCCGCCGCGGCGGTGGCCCTGTCCCGCGGCGGCGGATTCGCCCGGCTGCTGGCGATCGGTTCGGTGTCCGACGCCCGGATGGAGGCGCTCGACCGCGGCGGCGACCCGCTGTTCCCGCCGGGGGTGACCGTCGGGGAGCCGTTGGACTTCACCAAGCGGCGGGAGTACATGCGCGAGCAATGGGCGCAGGGGGTCACCCCGCCCATCGGCTACTTCGGCGACAAGATCGTCGCCGTCACCGAGTCGGTGCTCAAGGAAGCGGATGTCACCTTCGACGAGATCGCGAGGGTCGCGCATCCCGGTTTCGGCTGGGAATCGCTGGAAACGATGTTCCTCGATCCGCTGGGGATCGACGCCGACCGCGGGATCTGGGACTACATCAGGAAAGTCGGGCACGCCGGGGTGACCGAGGTGTTCCTCGGCCTCGAACATCTGTGGACCTCCGGACAGGTCGGCCCCGGTGACCGCGTGCTCCTGGTGTCCTCGGGAGCGGGCGCCTCCATGGGCGCCGCCGTCGTCGAAATCCTCACCGCCCCTCAGCCAGCGACGGAGAACTGACGTGTTGGAAGGATGCACCCCCTGGCCCGCCGATCCGGCGCGGCGCTACCGGGAAGCCCTGCTGTGGCGGGGCGAGACACTCGGCACCCTGCTGCGGACGGCCGCCGCCGAGTACGGCGACGCCATCGCGCTGGTGCACGGCGACCGCCGGATCACCTACGCCGAACTCGACCGCTGGGCGGATCGGATGGCGGCGGGCTTCGCCAGGTACGGCATCTCCCCCGGCGACCGGGTCGTGGTCCAGCTGCCCAATGTGCCGGAGTTCGTCGCGGTGTGTTTCGCCCTGTTCCGGCTCGGCGCCAAACCGGTGTTCGCGCTGACCGCGCACCGCTCGCAGGAGATCGGGCATCTGTGCCGGATCACCGGCGCGGTGGCGTATGTGCTGCCCGGGGTGCACCGCGGGTTCGACCACCGGGTGCTGGCGAAGGAGGTCCGCTCGGGAGCGCCCTCGCTCCGGCTGTTGTTCAGCCTCAGCGGCAAGGGCGGCGATGTCATCGATCTGTCCACGGTGGACGCGGAACCGGTCGAGCTCCCCGGGCAGGATCCGTCGGACGCGGCGTTCTTCCTGCTCTCCGGCGGGACGACGGCGTTGCCGAAGGTCATCCCGCGCACCCACGATGATTACGCCTACCAGATCCGCGCCACGTCCGCGGTGCTCGGAATGTCCACTTCGGACGTTTACCTCGCGGTCCTGCCGCTGGAGTTCAATTTCACCTGGGGCTGCCCCGGAGTGCTCGGCACGCTGGTCTCCGGCGGCACGGTGGTACTCGCCGACGACCCGACGGCCGACGACTGTTTCGCCCTGATCTCACGCGAGCGGGTCACCGTGACCTCGGTGGTGCCGAGCATCGCCCAGCTGTGGCTGGAGGCGGCGGAGTGGTCCGAGGCGGACCTGTCGAGCCTGCGGGTGGTCCAGATCGGTGGCGCCAAACTGCAGCGGTCGGTCGCCGAGCGGATCACCCCGGTCCTCGGCTGCGAGCTCCAGCAGGTCTTCGGCATGGCCGAAGGACTGCTCACCCTCACCAGGCTCGGCGACGCACCGGAGGTGGTACTGGGTACCCAGGGCAGGCCACTGTCCGAAGAGGACGAAATCCGGATCGTCGGCCCGGACGACCGCGATGTCGCCGACGGCGAGATCGGCGAACTGCTCACCCGCGGCCCCTACACCTTGCGGGGCTACTACCGCGCGCCCGAGCACAACGCGATCGCGTTCACCGAGGACGGCTTCTACCGCAGCGGGGATCTCGCCCGGCTGACCGCCGACGGTGATCTGGTCATCGAAGGCCGGATCAAGGACGTGATCATCCGGGGCGGCGACAAGATCTCCGCGGCCGAGGTGGAAGGGCACCTGCTCGGTTATCCGGGAGTGCTCCGCGCGGCGGTGGTCGGCGTGCCGGACGACCTCCTCGGGGAACGGACCTGCGCCTATCTCGTGGTGGCGGGCGAACGCCCGTCATTGCCCGACCTCAAGCGGGCCCTGCACGACTGCGGGCTGGCCGGCTACAAGCTTCCCGACCGGGTCGAGTTCGTCGACGAACTCCCGGTCACCCCCTTGGGCAAGGTCGACAAGGTGGCGCTGGTGCGGCTCGCCGAGCGATCCCGTCTGTCGGTAACGAACCGGAAAGGCTGACATGGACACCGATTCCCCGTCGAGTACGCAACCACCCGGCGAGCAGGAACTGCGCGAACTCCTGGCCCCGCTGCTGGACACCCGGCCCGAGGACGTTCCCGCCGACGCCAATCTGATCCTGCAGGGCCTGACCTCGATCGACATGATGCGGCTGGTCGGTCGCTGGCGCCGGGCGAAGGTGCCGGTCGTCTTCGAAGAGCTGGCTTCCGCTCCCACGCTGAACGGCTGGCTCGCCCACTTCGACGGACTGCGGAAATGAGCCGCGGCATGGTGGTCGCCGACCTCGACCAGGCGTCGGTGGTCCACGGCGTGCACGGCGCGGACGGCGCCTCCGAATGGAAGGCGTTCGCCCGCCGCCATGACCTGTTCGGCACGTGGGAGGCGGTCGAATGGGCCGCGCTACCGCCCGGCGGGATCAGCGGCGAACACGTGCACACCCGGACCGAAGAACTCTATTTCATCATCTCCGGCACGGGGACCATGCTCCTCGACGGTCAGGAGCACCCGGTGCGGGGCGGTGACCTGATCCTGAACGGCATCGGCACCCGGCACGGCCTGATCAACTCGGGCGAAGACCGGCTGACCTGGCTGGTCGTCGAAGTGGTCGGCCCGCTTATGGCCGCCGTTTATTCCGAACACCAGAAACTGACCGAAAACGGGGGAAATCGATGAGCAACGCCGTGGTGATCAATCTTCGTGAAGTACGGGAAATCGACGCGCGTGTCTTCTTGAGCGGGCCGCTCGGCCGGATCCGGCTGCCGCAGTTCGAGCCCGGCCAGCAGGAGACGCTGATCGCCGAGGACCAGGAGCACACCCTGTTCATCGTGCGCGGCAACGGAACCGCGGTGACCGGATCGACGACGGTGCCGCTGCGCGCCGGCGTCGCCCTGACCCTGCCGCTGGGCAGCAGTGTCACGGTGGAAGCGGGCGACGAAGGCCTGGAACTGTTCATCGCCAGCCTCACCACACCGCAGACCGCCGGGGCGGCGCGGTGATCGTCACCAACGCCGAGGGACTGAGCCGGAGCCAGGACGGCGGCGCGTGGCGCTGCCTCGCCCGGCGCGGGATGTTGCACAGCGAATGCGAGGCCTTCGACTATCTCCGCCTGCCGCCGGGCGGGACGCGGGACGGACGCGGCAGGGAAGGGGTCGACGCGGTCTGGTTCGTGCTCAGCGGTGAAGGGGAATTCAGGCCAGGTACCGAGGATTCCGTCCCGCTGCACCCTGGCGACCTGGTGCTCTGGTCGGGCGGAACGCGCGGGTCGCTGCACAACCCGTCCACCGGTCACCTCGAACTGCTTTCCTTCGCGGTGCTGCCCACCGCGGTGACCGACCGGCTCCCCGCCCGGATCCCGGTGGCGCCCGCGCCGTTGACCGGAGCCGACCATGGCTGACCGGCTGACCGTCACGACGCTGGACGAGCTGTCCGAGGTCTACGAAATGCACGGCGGCGAGAAGGTCGCCCGGTGGAAATGCCTTGCCAGGCGGAACAATCTGTTCGGGGCATGGGAAGCGGTGGAGTGTTCCTTCCTGCCCGCGGGCGGGGCCAGCGGCGTGCACCTGCACAGCCGGACCGAGCAATTCGACTACGTGGTCTCCGGCAGCGGTGTGATGACGATCGACGGCGTCGACCATCCGGTCACCGCCGGCGATCTGCTCACCACCTGCCTCGGCACCCGGCACGGTATCCGCAATGTCGGTGACGAAGACCTGATCTGGCTGGTCATCGAGGTTTCCGGCCCGGGAATGGCGCCGGAGGTACCCGCACAGGACACCAGCGGCGACCGCGCCGAGGTGATCAAGCTCCGTGAGGTCCGCGATGTCGACGCGCTGGACTATCTGTCCGGGCCGCTTCGGCGGGCCCGGCTGATCGAGCTCGCTCCAGGGCAGGCCGAGACCTTGGTGGCCGACGAGCAAGAGCACGTGCTTTTCACGCTCGACGGCACCGGATCCGCGAAGTCCGGGTCCACCACCGTCCCGTTGCGCTACGGGGTATCGGTCGGGGTGCCGTTCCGCGGTTCCGTCACCGTCGAGGGCGGGCCGGACGGACTGGAGTTCTTCGTGGTCAGCCTGGTCGTCCCGGCTGACGCGGGAGGTGCGGAATGATCGTCTCCGACTCCGGCGACGGACTCACCCGGACCCTCGACGGCGACGCCGGGGAAGCGGTATGGCGGTGCCTCGGGCGCCGCGGGATGTTGTTCAGTGAATGCGAATCCTTCGATTTCGTCCGGCTCGCACCGGGCGCGGTCCTCGACGGACGCGGCCGGAGTGACATCGAAGAAGCCTGGTTCGTGCTTCGCGGCGAGGCCGAGTTCGTCGAGGACGGCCAAGACCCGCTGCTCGCCCGCGAAGGCGAACTGGTCTTCTGCGCGCACGCGTCGGCCGGTCATTGGCGGAACGTCGGCGACTCCCCGCTGGAAATGCTGTTCCTGGCGTTGATGCCCGCTTCGGTGAGCCTGCGGTTGCCGACCCGGACCCCGTCCGACTGACCAGGGAAAGGAGAGTCCCATGAGTCACCAGCGAATCGAGGTCGACGTTCTCGTCGTCGGTTCCGGGCCGGTGGGCGCGACCTTCGCGCGCACGCTCGTCGAAGGCGGACGCGGCGTCATGATGGTGGACGCCGGTCCGCAGCTCTCCAGCCGTCCTGGCGAGCACCTGAAGAACCACTTCGCCTACCAGCACAGCCACGAGCGCTTCGGCGGTCTGGTCAGCGGGCATCTGCACCCGCTGTCGGTTCCGGCCGCCGAACCTGCCGAGCCCGGCCGGTTGATCAGCCTGGACGCGGGCGTCGCCACGTATGCGGTCGGCGGGATGGCCACCCATTGGACCGGGGTGACCCCACGGCACCACCCGGCGGTCGAACTGTCCGACGCCTTCACCGCCGCCGAGTGGAACCGGCTCTACGACGACGCCGAGGCTCTGCTTCACACCGGAACCGACCTGACCGCGGACGCCGTCTCGCATCGGATCGTCCTGGACGCGCTCGCTTCGGAGTACCGCGAGCTGCCCGAGGCGTACGGGGTCCGGCATCTGCCGATGGCGGCGCGGCGCCGTGCCGACAACCCGCGGCTCGTGCGCTGGACCGGGACGGACACCGTTCTCGGCCCGCTCGCGGACGGCGGGCGGGACGATTTCGTGCTGCGCGAACAGCATCTGTGCCGCCGTCTCGTACCGTCGGCGGACGGCGGGCGGATCGAGTACGCCGAGATCGAGGACCACCGCGACTGGCGGACGCTGCGGGTCGTGGCGGAAACGTACGTCCTCGCCGGTGGCGCCGTGCTCACCCCCCAGTTGTTGTACGCCTCCGGTATCCGCCCGCCGGCGCTCGGCCGCTACCTCACCGAACAGCCGGTCGCCTTCTGCCAGGTCGTGCTCGGCGACGACCTGGTCGCTCGCGTGACGGCCGATGAGCGCTTCACCGACCGGGTCGCCGCCCACCGGGCGAGCCGTCCCGCCGATCCCCTGCCCATCCCGGTGGACGACGCCGATCCGAACGTCTGGATCCCGGTGTCGGCGGACCGTCCGTGGCACTGCCAGATCCATCGCGACCTGCCCTACGCCGATCTGGTGCCGAACCGGGAAATCGACAAGCGGCTGGTGGTCGACCTGCGCTGGTTCGGGCTCGTCGACCCGCGCCCGGAGAACCGGGTGCGGTTCTCCGACACCGAACAGGACGTCTTCGGCCTGCCGCGACCGGGCTTCGAATTCTCGCTCGGCGAACGGGATCGCGAACGGCAGCATCGGATGATGGCGGACCTCCGGCGGGCCGCGGCCGCGCTCGGGTCGTACCTGCCGGGGTCGGAACCACGGTTCATCGTTCCCACGCTTCCGTTGCACATCGCGGGAACCACCCGGATGGGCACCGACGCGGACACCAGCGTGGTCGACCCCGGTTCGCGGGTCTGGGGCGTCGAAAACCTCTATCTCGGCGGAAACGGCCTCATCCCGACCCCCAACGCGAGCAACCCGACCCTGACCAGCGTCGCGATGGCGTTGCGGGCGGCGCGCGGAATTCTCGGCACTGAACATCCATCCTCGGCGGAAAGGCGCGCAGATGAGCGGCCCGGGCTACTTGTTCCTCGGTGACGAAGAGAAGGCGTTGGTCACTCGTGCGCTGGACACCTGGCAGCTGAACAGGTACCGGTTCGACGAGGACGCCGAACCGTCCATGGTGTTCACGCTCGAACGCGAATTCGAGCAGCGGACCGGCGCCGCCCACTGCTTGGCGGTG carries:
- a CDS encoding phosphopantetheine-binding protein; this encodes MDTDSPSSTQPPGEQELRELLAPLLDTRPEDVPADANLILQGLTSIDMMRLVGRWRRAKVPVVFEELASAPTLNGWLAHFDGLRK
- a CDS encoding cupin domain-containing protein encodes the protein MIVTNAEGLSRSQDGGAWRCLARRGMLHSECEAFDYLRLPPGGTRDGRGREGVDAVWFVLSGEGEFRPGTEDSVPLHPGDLVLWSGGTRGSLHNPSTGHLELLSFAVLPTAVTDRLPARIPVAPAPLTGADHG
- a CDS encoding salicylate synthase; amino-acid sequence: MGGTEWAHYVETSIEVAGDPLEVSARLAEAGPHGEFVIYEKDGQWSYAGGVLAEVTLDRDGARLGGVRTARLPWSDRPLRQVKELLGMVPVRGWRAYGAATFELSYAKDGDLKHVDDQPLLHLVVPKSEVRVGSGRAWVRSTDPDTLAVLVDLLGRPAEGRESDAVPLDVRQTGRDEYRAAVAGAVQDIADARLQKVILSRLVQVDEDIDLVGTYVLGRRRNTPARSFLIRLGGLEAAGFSPEIVVSVTEDGTVVSQPLAGTRALTADAATNDRLRGELLSDEKEIYEHAISVKVGNDELLTVCEPDSVGVRNLMTLEERGSVQHIASRVTGKLSAGHDAWDAFSAVFPAVTASGVSKEAAYEAIRRYETERRGLYSGAVLTVDESGAMDAALVLRTVYRQDGRTWLRAGAGIVGRSQPDREFEETCEKLDSVARFLVAAEIKAEVPA
- a CDS encoding GMC oxidoreductase, with product MSHQRIEVDVLVVGSGPVGATFARTLVEGGRGVMMVDAGPQLSSRPGEHLKNHFAYQHSHERFGGLVSGHLHPLSVPAAEPAEPGRLISLDAGVATYAVGGMATHWTGVTPRHHPAVELSDAFTAAEWNRLYDDAEALLHTGTDLTADAVSHRIVLDALASEYRELPEAYGVRHLPMAARRRADNPRLVRWTGTDTVLGPLADGGRDDFVLREQHLCRRLVPSADGGRIEYAEIEDHRDWRTLRVVAETYVLAGGAVLTPQLLYASGIRPPALGRYLTEQPVAFCQVVLGDDLVARVTADERFTDRVAAHRASRPADPLPIPVDDADPNVWIPVSADRPWHCQIHRDLPYADLVPNREIDKRLVVDLRWFGLVDPRPENRVRFSDTEQDVFGLPRPGFEFSLGERDRERQHRMMADLRRAAAALGSYLPGSEPRFIVPTLPLHIAGTTRMGTDADTSVVDPGSRVWGVENLYLGGNGLIPTPNASNPTLTSVAMALRAARGILGTEHPSSAERRADERPGLLVPR
- a CDS encoding cupin domain-containing protein — its product is MIVSDSGDGLTRTLDGDAGEAVWRCLGRRGMLFSECESFDFVRLAPGAVLDGRGRSDIEEAWFVLRGEAEFVEDGQDPLLAREGELVFCAHASAGHWRNVGDSPLEMLFLALMPASVSLRLPTRTPSD
- a CDS encoding cupin domain-containing protein, with protein sequence MADRLTVTTLDELSEVYEMHGGEKVARWKCLARRNNLFGAWEAVECSFLPAGGASGVHLHSRTEQFDYVVSGSGVMTIDGVDHPVTAGDLLTTCLGTRHGIRNVGDEDLIWLVIEVSGPGMAPEVPAQDTSGDRAEVIKLREVRDVDALDYLSGPLRRARLIELAPGQAETLVADEQEHVLFTLDGTGSAKSGSTTVPLRYGVSVGVPFRGSVTVEGGPDGLEFFVVSLVVPADAGGAE
- a CDS encoding 3-deoxy-7-phosphoheptulonate synthase; the encoded protein is MISAESALQQPEWPDHQHVRMVREILADRPPLVYADDVHKLGSHLSRVAAGELLVVQTGDCAEDPAECTPGYVARKIALLDMLAGALKMATGKPVLRVGRIAGQFAKPRSRPAERVGGVDLPVYRGHLVNSPEPDPVLRRPDPERLLECYDAANAAMEYLRLRNGERPEASVWTSHEALLLDYELPMLRRTEAGRWLLTSTHWPWIGNRTNQPDGAHAALLATIDNPIACKVGPDMTPDALVALCERLDPFRVPGRLTLISRMGAGKAAERLPPLVAAVREAGHRAGWLTDPMHGNTVSGPDGLKTRFVETVVREILEFRSAVSEGRGVAAGLHLETTPDEVTECVADESMIGHVGDKYTSFCDPRLNPKQAIEVVSAWRR
- a CDS encoding Rrf2 family transcriptional regulator; translated protein: MALSSRSAAAIHALTMLARWDDSLTSAEIADSLASNPVLVRRILGSLRDAGLVRSTEGRGGGWTLARPPGEITLYDAYTAVEQGPILTRHAHPPSTTCDVGRHMRALLDAEFREAEQAMEERLGRTTIAHLVQQVLAKGRELAREEGLRAGRV
- a CDS encoding cupin domain-containing protein; the encoded protein is MSRGMVVADLDQASVVHGVHGADGASEWKAFARRHDLFGTWEAVEWAALPPGGISGEHVHTRTEELYFIISGTGTMLLDGQEHPVRGGDLILNGIGTRHGLINSGEDRLTWLVVEVVGPLMAAVYSEHQKLTENGGNR
- a CDS encoding cupin domain-containing protein, which encodes MSNAVVINLREVREIDARVFLSGPLGRIRLPQFEPGQQETLIAEDQEHTLFIVRGNGTAVTGSTTVPLRAGVALTLPLGSSVTVEAGDEGLELFIASLTTPQTAGAAR
- a CDS encoding (2,3-dihydroxybenzoyl)adenylate synthase, which gives rise to MLEGCTPWPADPARRYREALLWRGETLGTLLRTAAAEYGDAIALVHGDRRITYAELDRWADRMAAGFARYGISPGDRVVVQLPNVPEFVAVCFALFRLGAKPVFALTAHRSQEIGHLCRITGAVAYVLPGVHRGFDHRVLAKEVRSGAPSLRLLFSLSGKGGDVIDLSTVDAEPVELPGQDPSDAAFFLLSGGTTALPKVIPRTHDDYAYQIRATSAVLGMSTSDVYLAVLPLEFNFTWGCPGVLGTLVSGGTVVLADDPTADDCFALISRERVTVTSVVPSIAQLWLEAAEWSEADLSSLRVVQIGGAKLQRSVAERITPVLGCELQQVFGMAEGLLTLTRLGDAPEVVLGTQGRPLSEEDEIRIVGPDDRDVADGEIGELLTRGPYTLRGYYRAPEHNAIAFTEDGFYRSGDLARLTADGDLVIEGRIKDVIIRGGDKISAAEVEGHLLGYPGVLRAAVVGVPDDLLGERTCAYLVVAGERPSLPDLKRALHDCGLAGYKLPDRVEFVDELPVTPLGKVDKVALVRLAERSRLSVTNRKG
- a CDS encoding ketoacyl-ACP synthase III family protein, with translation MRTEDVYLSGIGSVLPDRVSTESAVTRGWYDEADREASGILSVTVAGSTPAPDMAVEAANVAIRRSGRAANDFGVLFHSHAHHQGPDAWSPAHYILNNTLDRPIPAIEVKQGCLGGLAALELAATRLLANPSHPSALVTAADNFSIPLVDRWRTSSAFVLADSAAAVALSRGGGFARLLAIGSVSDARMEALDRGGDPLFPPGVTVGEPLDFTKRREYMREQWAQGVTPPIGYFGDKIVAVTESVLKEADVTFDEIARVAHPGFGWESLETMFLDPLGIDADRGIWDYIRKVGHAGVTEVFLGLEHLWTSGQVGPGDRVLLVSSGAGASMGAAVVEILTAPQPATEN